In the Bacillus sp. FJAT-42376 genome, TCCTACAATAAGAACCATTGCTGTCCGGATTCCGGCCATAATGACGGGCAGAGCAAGAGGAAGCTCTACTTTGAACAGACGTTTGCTGCTGTTCATCCCCATCCCTCTCGCTGCTTCAATCAGGGATGGATCCACTTCTTTAATCCCTGTATAGGTGTTTCTTAAAATCGGCAGGAGTGCGTAGATGATAAGTGCAATGACGGCCGGGACAACCCCTATGCCTACAAGCGGAATTAAAAGTCCGAGCAAAGCGAGAGAAGGGATGGTCTGTAAAACCGCTGTTACACCGATTACTCCTTCTGCAAGCTTCGGCTTTCTTGTTAAAATCACACCAAGCGGAATCGTAATAATGACTGCAATGAGCAGAGCTATAAAGGAAATCTGAATATGCTCGATTAAGGCTGACCACAGCTGATCCTGCCTTTCCTGGAAAGTCGTCATGAACGAATTCATTGAACACCCTCCATTCCAAGCTGTTCAGCCAAGTATTCCATCATAAGTTCAGCAGTAACCACCCCGATAATCACGCCGTCCTTTTCGACAGCTAGTGCCGGGTTGCCTTTTAAAAGTTCAACCGCCTTTGAGACAGAAGTTTCATGAGCGATGCACGGTTCTGTAAATCCGGCTGGAGCCGGCTGAAAAGCATGGGCTAAGTCGCCGATCTTCGTTTGCCGGATTCTCCGTTCCGGCACAGCTCTTGAGCCAATAAATTCTTTTACAAACTCGTTCGCAGGATGTTCAACGAGGGCATCCGGTGTATCCACTTGGATAATTTCCCCGTCTTTCATGATGGCTACCCGATCACCGAGAGCGAGGGCTTCCTGCATATCATGGGTGACAAATACAATGGTTTTTCGTATTCGTTTCTGCAGGTCCGCAATATCACGCTGCAGCTTTTCTCTGCTGATCGGATCAAGCGCACTGAATGGCTCATCCATCAGAATAATATCAGGGTCTGCCGCGAGTGCCCGGACAACTCCGATTCTTTGCTGCTGTCCCCCTGAAAGCTCGCTTGGCTTCCGGTTCCTGTAGGTTTCCGGATCCAGCCCAACCATATCAAGCAGTTCATCAACACGCTGTTTCACTTTATCTGCTTTCCAATTTTTCAGTTCGGGCACAATGGATATATTTTGTTCTATCGTCATATGTGGAAAAAGGGCAATTTGCTGCAAAACATACCCGATGTTCCAGCGCAGCTCATGAATGTCATAATCCCGTACATTTTTCCCCTGTATGAGCACTTTTCCGTCAGATGCATCTATTAGGCGGTTAATCATTTTCATTGTTGTCGTTTTACCGCATCCGCTTGGGCCGATAAACACAAAGAACTCGCCTTTTTTAATTTCCAAATCCATCGTATGTACAGCTTTCGTTCCATCTGGATAAACTTTTGTCGCCTTTTCAAATCGAATCATTCTCTCTCACCTGTTTCTATGGATAATTTCAAAAACACCTTATCTCTTACCCTTTTTCGGAATACAATAAGCCTTTTTTTTTGAAACCCTTAAAAAATCAAAATGGAATTATCCCGGTACTCTTCTTTTTTTCGATCC is a window encoding:
- a CDS encoding ABC transporter ATP-binding protein, whose product is MIRFEKATKVYPDGTKAVHTMDLEIKKGEFFVFIGPSGCGKTTTMKMINRLIDASDGKVLIQGKNVRDYDIHELRWNIGYVLQQIALFPHMTIEQNISIVPELKNWKADKVKQRVDELLDMVGLDPETYRNRKPSELSGGQQQRIGVVRALAADPDIILMDEPFSALDPISREKLQRDIADLQKRIRKTIVFVTHDMQEALALGDRVAIMKDGEIIQVDTPDALVEHPANEFVKEFIGSRAVPERRIRQTKIGDLAHAFQPAPAGFTEPCIAHETSVSKAVELLKGNPALAVEKDGVIIGVVTAELMMEYLAEQLGMEGVQ